The genomic DNA GTGCCTGACAGCTCGTGTTGTGGGATGAAAGCTCGCGCAGCGCGCTGCGCAGGTACCGCACCGCCGGGGCGCTCGTCATGCTGGCGCGCCACACGAGGCTGACCGGTCGAGTGGGCACCGGCTCATGCACGGGCACTGCCACGACGTTGTCGGGCAGGATGCCTCGCCCCAACCGTGGCACGAGAGCCACTGCGAGTCCGCTCGCGACCAACGCCGTTTGCGACGCGAACTCGAGGCACCGGTAGTCGATGTGGGGCGTGTGGGGTTCGTTTTGAAACATATGTCGAAACCAGTCGTGGCAGATGGTTCCGTCTGGGGTGCAGGCCCACGAGCGGTCGTGCACATCGTGCGGAGTCACGGCGTCGCGTGAGGCGGCCGGGTCGTCACGGTGCACCAGGAGATCGGCAACGTCTCGAAAGAGCTCTTCGCTTCGAAGGCTGGGCGGCAGTGTGATGCCCACGCCCTCCCAGTGGTGAATGAGTGCGACATCAAGCGAGCCCGCGGTGACGGCGGCGGCGGCATCCCACGGGTCGATCTCGTCGATCACGACCCGAAGATCGGGTGCGTCCTCATGGGCGTGGCTGATGAGCTCGGGGACGAGTCCACGCACACCGGTGGCGAAGGCGCCCAAACGGATCGTGCCCGTTGGGCGGTCGCCGGCATCGTGGAGACCCGAGCGGAGCGTCTCGATCTGCACGCGCAGTGAGCGGCCTTCGTCGGCGACTCGGCGACCGGCTGCGGTCAAGACAACTCCGCGCCCCTCGCGTTCGAGCAGCCGCACACCGAGGTCGCGCTCGAGTCGCTTTACCTGCTGCGAGACGGCCGAAGCGGTAAAGCCGAGAGTGCTCGCTGCGGCATGCACAGTGCCGGTGCGTTCGATGGCGATGAGCGATTCGATCGAGTCGAGGTCAATCATGGTGTCACGCTACCATGCAGTTTTCGCACTGATAATCGTGCATTAACGTGCGCTGGACGTACATGCTTAATACCGGTTGAGTAGACCCATGCCCTTACGCGCGACGCTTGCCGCATTCCTGGTCGCCCTCATCTGGGGCATGAACTTCGTCGTGATCGATGCGGGTCTCGAAGGCATGCCCCCGCTTCTCTTTCTCGCGATCCGGTTCGTGGTTGTCATCATCCCCGCGATCTTCTTCGTGCCGAAGCCTGCCGCGCGCTGGCGCGATATCGCCGCGATCGGCTTCTTCTTAAGTCTCGCCCAGTTCTCGATGCTCTACATTTCGCTCGCGCTCGGGATGCCGCCGGGGCTTGCATCTCTCGTTGTGCAGGGTCAGGTCGTGCTCACTGTCGTCTTCGCGGCGATGGTGCTGCACGAAGTGCCGACCCGCGTTCAACTCATCGGGATATCGGTGGGCGCCCTCGGCCTCTTGATCATCGGACTCGGCCGAGGCGGCGACGTGGCGCTGTTGGCGTTCATGTGTTCGGTGGGCGCCGCGACTGCGTGGGCGATCGGCAACGTGCTCACCCGGCGGGTGGGCCGAAGCGCGCCCGGCGGTACTCCGGCGCCGCTCGCCGGACTCTCGATGACGGTCTGGTCGGCACTCGTCGTGCCCATCCCGGCCTTTGCGATTTCGCTGTTGTTCGACGGCCCGAGCGCCGTCGGCTACGCGCTCACGCATCTCACCGTGCCGCAATTGCTCTCAACCGCGTATACCGCGTGGCTCGCAAGCCTCGTGGGCTACGGCATCTGGAACACACTGCTTGGCAAGTACCAAGCCTCGGCTGTCGTACCGTTCACGATGCTGGTTCCGGTGGTCGGCATCTTCGCGGCGTGGCTCGTGCAAGACGAAGTGCCCACAGTTGCC from Microbacterium endophyticum includes the following:
- a CDS encoding LysR family transcriptional regulator produces the protein MIDLDSIESLIAIERTGTVHAAASTLGFTASAVSQQVKRLERDLGVRLLEREGRGVVLTAAGRRVADEGRSLRVQIETLRSGLHDAGDRPTGTIRLGAFATGVRGLVPELISHAHEDAPDLRVVIDEIDPWDAAAAVTAGSLDVALIHHWEGVGITLPPSLRSEELFRDVADLLVHRDDPAASRDAVTPHDVHDRSWACTPDGTICHDWFRHMFQNEPHTPHIDYRCLEFASQTALVASGLAVALVPRLGRGILPDNVVAVPVHEPVPTRPVSLVWRASMTSAPAVRYLRSALRELSSHNTSCQARSEKLAG
- a CDS encoding EamA family transporter codes for the protein MPLRATLAAFLVALIWGMNFVVIDAGLEGMPPLLFLAIRFVVVIIPAIFFVPKPAARWRDIAAIGFFLSLAQFSMLYISLALGMPPGLASLVVQGQVVLTVVFAAMVLHEVPTRVQLIGISVGALGLLIIGLGRGGDVALLAFMCSVGAATAWAIGNVLTRRVGRSAPGGTPAPLAGLSMTVWSALVVPIPAFAISLLFDGPSAVGYALTHLTVPQLLSTAYTAWLASLVGYGIWNTLLGKYQASAVVPFTMLVPVVGIFAAWLVQDEVPTVAELIGGGALLVGVAITTGLLAQIKRWRMPQARRLR